From the genome of Anopheles moucheti chromosome 3, idAnoMoucSN_F20_07, whole genome shotgun sequence, one region includes:
- the LOC128301640 gene encoding PI-PLC X domain-containing protein 3, giving the protein MIDFTDDLENWMGKLPAELKAVPIIHLAIPGSHDTMSYGIKNKAPVAPDADPIVGTLNKFIPCVVRRWAVTQRYNMLEQLKCGVRYFDLRICMKRPENKFYFVHGLFCEEISEPLDQLKEFLRTHPKEFVVLDCQHFYSFNPTDHCVLSAELNRIFDKKIYSRNVSELQECTLDSATGNGKQVLIVYRSDACVNERFWLSQDWPTPWPNEINVKKLQQYLDESLTQRRPDTGFVSQCVLTPTVRYIVPRFMSSLRATCAKAVDRQLMDWIKGQVPGTFAGEEKPRTNVFLADFVDIGDNQFCKVVVGLNKKLLEQENNSTHSSPSKKSS; this is encoded by the exons ATGATTGACTTTACGGATGATCTGGAAAACTGGATGGGAAAACTGCCGGCCGAGTTAAAGGCCGTACCTATCATCCATTTGGCTATTCCCGGTTCGCACGACACGATGTCGTACggtattaaaaataaagcaccgGTCGCCCCGGATGCTGATCCGATTGTAGGAACGCTCAACAAATTCATCCCCTGTGTCGTACGGCGATGGGCCGTAACGCAACGTTACAACATGCTAGAGCAGCTAAAGTGTGGTGTAAG GTACTTTGATTTGAGAATTTGTATGAAACGGCCAGAGAACAAATTTTACTTTGTGCACGGTCTGTTTTGTGAGGAAATATCGGAACCGCTCGATCAGCTGAAGGAATTTCTGCGCACCCATCCGAAGGAGTTTGTCGTGCTAGATTGTCAGCATTTCTATTCGTTCAACCCAACCGATCACTGCGTCCTGTCGGCGGAACTCAACCGTATCTTCGATAAAAAGATATACTCCCGCAATGTAAGCGAACTGCAGGAATGTACGCTTGATTCTGCCACCGGCAATGGCAAGCAGGTGTTGATCGTGTACCGCAGCGATGCGTGCGTTAACGAGCGGTTCTGGTTGAGCCAGGATTGGCCGACGCCATGGCCTAACGAGATCAATGTGAAGAAACTGCAGCAGTATCTGGATGAATCGTTGACCCAGCGTCGGCCCGACACGGGATTCGTATCACAGTGTGTCCTGACGCCGACAGTGCGCTACATAGTGCCCCGGTTCATGTCCTCGCTGCGTGCCACCTGTGCAAAAGCGGTTGACCGACAGCTGATGGACTGGATCAAGGGCCAAGTGCCGGGTACGTTCGCCGGCGAGGAAAAGCCCCGCACCAATGTATTTCTGGCCGATTTCGTCGACATAGGAGACAATCAATTTTGCAAGGTGGTGGTAGGACTGAACAAGAAGCTGCTGGAGCAGGAGAACAACAGTACGCACAGTTCACCGTCAAAGAAGAGTTCGTAA
- the LOC128301635 gene encoding uncharacterized protein LOC128301635: MEHIEHLNGSIDGHQDLSKGVLRTTMQPTDNASLLFITSTGMAHSGREQEYIESTLLGTDLLSSQLPTNLLNDYINSVSTTAPNAIGGMQTALMEHHYRPLTADEIQTLISESSNDATGTKDIPGFNTLSSYDKMINIGQSTSPMSNGLAQIAGTIDSYVHFPLHATGSGTEAFDVTTNVLVTANAEQQQHHHYSLAHPASSHMHIQHQTQGHMHHHQNIVELSNAPQIAALGHSQTSASSIGPILPAVDVAMKVYNHNSSIVPIASTAPGSTDVHNSTTMTISSMNMNESPKRFYSCTTLPLIITNANQRSTFSIADSLGSQKSTVPNSIVCESRAHDEEIVECVASMESTSLLGNINLPHKKRLAKKLGDTKEALCNGATEMDQSLIMANIQLSQRDESTESEAVKSTNRSNYQRVPTVAQRADAVKCNTSKSTIAQHSPSAPLHTMSSFVCQLCGKTEQDQLVFFNHLKEHYEPSNKDNGVSHSGSNASATKTVVIALAENNSSFGKETADGKKAKPKLPRVKHTKKLKNDRTVKQIHMEEERQTPKPETKATLTSTKSSNGAGFSKARENLQPNPAVDDAMIVLESSENGGEFSETEDMLEGIRNVVQKVQETVDTDTNEDLCLASNGTWFPSGNNGNESDAGDSLAAITLRPEQEKGNLALPENTLRCSGMNVASGGDNFLILLSKTPFNDTELLPTEIGDSSILKSLESVTCEQLVNGDSLNVPTRNETPKESDLQQMRILSSTSFPLLSNVDPLSDTNTASFRSSESSLPIASILEQSSNAMSKFSASSYVPPHGGRVSDLLKNEQKSDDDDDEGGEDAAEYEQMQVVDIDPLADETSGSRDEPPLEDYQFSGDEADANGENCQSEMQAIDDEAELCRNDKKLLEAKSGSTLDKYLCKVADCGRWFKSNTAFTYHQLQHTGERPHKCQACQKRFFTCSALKVHERLHSGEKPYKCEECGHHFRQWGDLKYHKISKHSNEKIHKCEFCGKDFARRYSLVLHTRIHTNEKNFVCEYCNKAFRASSYLQSHRMIHTGEKPHQCPICNKKFRCHGDLNRHQKIHLRISKIELATKEQEKIVEEDVSGLTVDLSSEDKLRTTVKGKTKMKRKNIAQKNNNSIVLV; encoded by the exons ATGGAGCATATAGAACACTTGAACGGATCCATCGACGGACATCAAGACTTGTCGAAAGGAGTGCTTCGAACTACCATGCAGCCTACAGACAATGCTTCACTACTCTTCATAACGAGCACTGGAATGGCTCATAGTGGAAGAGAGCAGGAGTACATTGAGTCCACCCTGTTGGGCACGGACCTATTATCAAGTCAGCTACCAACAAATTTACTGAATGATTACATTAACTCGGTGTCGACTACTGCTCCAAATGCAATTGGCGGTATGCAAACAGCTCTCATGGAGCATCATTATCGACCTCTCACTGCAGATGAGATACAAACACTGATTAGTGAATCGAGTAACGATGCAACCGGCACGAAG GATATTCCGGGTTTTAACACGTTATCTTCGTACGATAAAATGATTAACATTGGTCAATCTACATCGCCTATGAGCAACGGATTGGCACAAATCGCTGGTACGATTGATAGTTATGTACATTTTCCACTGCATGCCACCGGTTCAGGTACAGAGGCATTTGACGTAACGACCAATGTTCTTGTGACTGCCAACGcagaacagcaacaacatcatcattacAGTCTTGCACATCCCGCTAGCTCACATATGCATATTCAGCACCAAACACAAGGACATATGCACCATCATCAGAACATTGTTGAATTATCAAATGCTCCGCAAATAGCCGCTCTAGGACATTCACAAACTTCTGCATCGAGCATAGGTCCAATATTACCCGCTGTCGATGTTGCCATGAAGGTGTACAATCATAATAGTTCCATCGTTCCCATCGCATCGACAGCACCAGGATCGACAGACGTACACAAT AGTACAACTATGACCATCAGCTCAATGAACATGAACGaatctccaaaacgattttattCCTGCACAACTCTTCCCTTGATCATTACTAATGCGAATCAGCGATCGACGTTTTCCATTGCTGATAGTTTGGGCTCTCAAAAGTCTACCGTCCCGAACAGCATTGTGTGTGAATCACGCGCGCACGATGAAGAAATCGTAGAATGTGTTGCATCAATGGAGAGTACATCACTGCTAGGAAATATTAATCTACCCCACAAGAAACGATTGGCCAAGAAGTTGGGTGACACTAAAGAAGCTTTATGCAATGGGGCCACCGAAATGGATCAATCTTTAATTATGGCAAATATACAGCTTTCGCAGCGTGACGAATCTACAGAATCTGAGGCTGTAAAATCCACAAATCGTTCAAATTATCAACGAGTTCCAACTGTTGCACAGCGCGCCGATGCTGTAAAGTGTAACACTTCAAAGTCAACCATAGCACAACATTCGCCGTCCGCTCCACTGCATACTATGAGTTCATTTGTCTGCCAATTGTGTGGAAAAACGGAGCAAGATCAACTAGTGTTCTTTAACCATTTGAAGGAACATTACGAACCATCGAATAAAGATAATGGCGTTTCACACTCAGGTTCTAATGCATCTGCAACGAAAACGGTTGTTATAGCGCTTGCGGAGAACAATTCTTCATTTGGTAAGGAAACGGCAGACGGTAAGAAAGCCAAGCCCAAGCTACCTCGAGTGAAGCACACGAAAAAGTTAAAGAATGATCGTACTGTAAAACAAATCCATATGGAAGAGGAACGTCAAACGCCAAAAcccgaaacaaaagcaacactaACCTCCACGAAAAGTTCAAATGGCGCAGGATTTTCAAAAGCAAGAGAAAATCTTCAACCGAATCCGGCAGTAGATGATGCTATGATAGTGCTTGAAAGTTCGGAAAATGGGGGTGAATTTAGTGAAACAGAGGACATGTTGGAAGGGATACGGAATGTGGTGCAAAAGGTCCAGGAGACTGTCGATACGGATACGAACGAGGATTTGTGTCTAGCAAGCAATGGTACCTGGTTCCCGAGCGGCAATAATGGCAATGAAAGTGATGCAGGCGATAGTCTTGCAGCAATAACCTTGCGACCAGAGCAAGAAAAGGGCAATTTAGCATTACCCGAAAACACGCTGCGTTGTAGCGGAATGAACGTTGCAAGTGGAGGAGACAACTTTTTAATACTCCTCAGCAAGACTCCATTTAATGACACGG AATTATTACCAACGGAAATCGGTGACTCGTCGATATTGAAATCGCTTGAATCTGTCACGTGTGAACAGCTAGTTAATGGCGACTCATTGAATGTACCAACCAGAAATGAAACTCCCAAAGAGTCAGACTTGCAACAAATGCGAATATTAAGTTCAACATCATTTCCTCTTCTTTCAAACGTTGATCCACTTTCGGACACGAATACGGCTTCATTTAGAAGCAGCGAATCTAGTTTACCGATAGCATCCATCCTTGAGCAGTCCTCGAATGCAATGAGCAAATTTTCGGCAAGCTCCTATGTACCGCCACACGGTGGCCGTGTATCGGATCTATTgaaaaatgagcaaaaatccgatgacgacgatgacgaggGCGGTGAAGATGCAGCGGAATACGAACAAATGCAGGTTGTCGATATTGATCCGCTCGCCGATGAAACCTCCGGCAGTCGGGATGAACCGCCATTAGAAGATTATCAATTTAGTGGTGATGAAGCTGATGCGAACGGCGAAAATTGTCAATCTGAGATGCAAGCCATCGACGATGAAGCAGAACTGTGTCGAAATGATAAGAAATTATTAGAGGCTAAGAGTGGTTCAACATTAGATAAATACCTTTGTAAGGTAGCGGACTGTGGACGGTGGTTTAAGTCCAACACGGCATTCACATACCATCAGTTACAGCACACAGGCGAACGACCGCACAAATGCCAAGCCTGCCAGAAACGCTTCTTTACCTGCAGTGCACTAAAGGTACACGAACGGTTGCATTCCGGTGAAAAGCCATACAAATGTGAAGAATGTGGTCACCACTTCCGGCAGTGGGGAGATCTGAAATATCACAAAATCTCCAAACACTCGAACGAGAAAATCCACAAGTGTGAATTCTGCGGCAAAGACTTTGCTCGTCGCTATTCCCTCGTTCTGCATACGCGAATCCATACCAACGAGAAAAACTTTGTCTGTGAGTACTGCAACAAAGCCTTCCGCGCTAGCTCGTACTTGCAGTCGCACCGAATGATACACACCGGAGAAAAACCACACCAGTGTCCCATTTGCAATAAGAAGTTCCGCTGCCACGGGGATTTGAACAGGCatcaaaaaatacatttacgCATTAGCAAAATTGAACTAGCGACCAAGGAGCAAGAGAAGATTGTGGAAGAGGACGTTAGTGGCTTAACGGTAGATTTATCCAGCGAAGATAAACTAAGAACAACGGTCAAAGGAAAAActaaaatgaaacgaaaaaacattgcacagaaaaacaataatagcATTGTTTTAGTTTAA
- the LOC128301639 gene encoding tumor suppressor candidate 3 encodes MKILVKIAVLTAISLCLFHLANSQSSKNARSQGQQSLSEKVQQLLDMNAKRPVMRFNGNKFRDFVKSAPRNYSIIVMFTAMAPARQCVICRHAHDEYTIVANSYRYSQTYSNKLFFAMVDFDEGSDVFQMLRLNTAPVFIHFPPKGKPKPADTMDIQRIGVSAEVIGKWIQERTDIQIRIFRPPNYSATVAILMLSLFVGGFLYLRRNNLDFLYNKQMWALVAVVFCFAMVSGQMWNHIRSPPFVHKSQNGGIAYIHGSSQGQLVIETYIVMFLNAMIVLGMVLLTEAGWQNDHRKSKVTAIVGLFLVVVFFSLILSIFRSKAQGYPYSFLFK; translated from the exons ATGAAGATCCTCGTTAAAATAGCCGTGCTCACCGCAATATCTCTGTGCTTGTTCCATTTAGCTAACAGCCAATCTTCCAAAAATGCTCGTAGC CAGGGGCAACAATCTCTTTCGGAGAAGGTGCAGCAGCTGCTGGACATGAATGCTAAGCGCCCAGTAATGCGATTCAATGGCAACAAGTTCCGTGATTTCGTCAAGTCGGCACCCCGTAACTATTCGATTATCGTGATGTTCACGGCCATGGCACCGGCTCGGCAATGCGTCATTTGCCGACATGCTCATGACGAGTACACGATTGTAGCCAACTCGTACCGCTACTCGCAAACCTACTCCAACAAGCTGTTCTTTGCGATGGTGGACTTTGACGAAGGTTCCGACGTGTTCCAAATGCTGCGGCTCAACACAGCTCCCGTGTTCATTCATTTCCCACCGAAGGGAAAGCCGAAACCGGCTGACACAATGGACATTCAACGCATTGGTGTGTCGGCGGAAGTGATTGGAAAATGGATCCAGGAGCGTACCGACATCCAGATCCGAATCTTCCGTCCACCGAATTATTCGGCGACTGTAGCGATACTGATGCTATCGCTTTTTGTCGGTGGGTTCCTGTACCTGCGCCGAAACAATCTCGATTTTCTGTACAACAAGCAGATGTGGGCCTTGGTTGCAGTCGTGTTCTGTTTCGCGATGGTATCAGGACAGATGTGGAACCACATCCGTAGTCCACCGTTCGTGCACAAGAGTCAAAATGGAGGCATTGCGTACATTCACGGATCCTCGCAGGGTCAGCTAGTGATCGAGACGTACATCGTCATGTTTTTGA ATGCAATGATTGTGCTGGGCATGGTGCTTTTAACGGAAGCCGGCTGGCAGAATGATCACCGTAAAAGTAAGGTAACTGCCATCGTGGGActatttttggttgttgtcttTTTCTCCCTGATACTTTCAATATTCCGTTCCAAAGCACAAGGCTACCCTTACAG CTTCTTATTTAAGTGA
- the LOC128301641 gene encoding protein MEMO1 — translation MPNMYREATHAGSWYTVSGAELNRQLNGWLNDADLTFGPARAIIAPHAGYRYCGACGAWAYRQISPAVVKRVFILGPSHHVRLSRCALSAAQYCRTPLYDLKVDQEINKQLEATGHFKWMDQKTDEDEHSIEMHLPYVAKVMEEYSDQFTIVPVMVGSISNEWEETYGKIFAPYLADPQNLFVISSDFCHWGQRFRYTYYEEGSGPIYKWIETLDKMGMDLIETLKADSFSEYLRKYNNTICGRHPIGVLMQSVEELKRRGHRMSFKFLKYDQSNQCCDKKDSSVSYASGSLIFE, via the exons ATGCCAAATATGTATCGTGAGGCGACGCATGCTGGTAGCTGGTATACGGTTTCAG GAGCGGAATTAAACCGCCAGCTTAATGGTTGGTTGAACGATGCAGATCTAACGTTTGGTCCCGCCCGTGCCATTATCGCTCCGCACGCCGGATACCGTTATTGCGGTGCCTGTGGTGCTTGGGCTTATCGACAGATTAGTCCCGCCGTGGT GAAACGTGTGTTCATTTTGGGCCCTTCGCATCATGTGCGATTGTCCCGATGCGCTCTATCGGCCGCTCAATACTGCCGTACGCCTTTGTACGATCTGAAGGTGGATCAAGAAATCAACAAACAGCTAGAAGCTACCGGCCATTTCAAGTGGATGGACCAAAAAACGGACGAAGATGAGCACAGTATCGAAATGCATCTTCCGTATGTGGCAAAGGTGATGGAAGA GTACAGCGATCAGTTTACTATCGTCCCGGTGATGGTCGGATCAATTAGCAACGAATGGGAGGAAACATatggaaaaatatttgcacCATACCTTGCAGATCCTCAGAATCTGTTCGTCATTTCGTCCGATTTTTGTCACTGGGGCCAACGGTTTCGTTACACGTATTACGAGGAAGGGTCCGGTCCCATCTACAAATGGATCGAAACGCTGGATAAGATGGGCATGGATTTGATAGAAACCCTCAAAGCAGACAGCTTTAGTGAATACCTGCGCAAGTACAACAATACGATTTGCGGACGTCATCCGATCGGTGTACTGATGCAATCCGTCGAAGAACTGAAACGCCGTGGTCACCGGATGAGCTTCAAATTCCTCAAATATGACCAAAGCAATCAGTGCTGTGATAAGAAAGACTCCAGCGTAAGCTACGCCTCCGGTTCGCTGATATTTGAGTGA
- the LOC128301644 gene encoding uncharacterized protein LOC128301644, whose amino-acid sequence MKLHQPQQFLALLGGLTLVLCMVDRITAASGGLLGGGGGGVGGGSGGSGGARGSGMYNYGTYGGMGGTGSISGGGMRRGAGVYGPVGLGNPHDAPRYLHSGQDGTAATKGPMSAKSGHHRLSAWGIITIVTFVILIGAGAYWGFICYPFFCKKERSYNMMMNMSSATTATPSTRSTEFEKLDHCCSKSTTSTRSNDTGISNI is encoded by the exons ATGAAGCTGCATCAACCTCAACAATTCCTAGCCCTGCTCGGAGGAC TGACCCTGGTTCTCTGCATGGTTGATCGTATAACCGCCGCCAGCGGCGGACTTCTTgggggcggtggtggtggtgtcggtggtggaagtggtggcagtggtggtgCTCGAGGATCGGGTATGTACAACTATGGCACCTACGGCGGAATGGGAGGAACGGGTAGCATCAGCGGTGGCGGGATGCGCCGAGGAGCTGGCGTGTACGGCCCGGTTGGCCTTGGAAATCCGCACGACGCACCGCGATATTTGCATTCTGGCCAGGACGGCACCGCAGCGACGAAGGGTCCCATGTCTGCTAAATCTGGCCACCATCGACTTTCGGCCTGGGGAATCATTACGATTGTTACATTTGTCATTCTGATCGGTGCTGGCGCGTACTGGGGCTTTATCTGCTACCCGTTCTTCTGCAAGAAGGAACGCAGCTACAACATGATGATGAACATGTCGTCGGCGACCACCGCCACACCGTCAACGCGATCGACCGAGTTCGAGAAACTCGATCACTGCTGCTCTAAATCGACCACCTCCACCCGCAGCAATGATACGGGAATTAGCAACATCTAA